A genomic window from Lutra lutra chromosome 17, mLutLut1.2, whole genome shotgun sequence includes:
- the LOC125089973 gene encoding ribonuclease P protein subunit p29-like isoform X3, with the protein MKSVIYHAFSQKEAKELDIQLPGAQQAEAFVRAFLKHSTSHMSQQAREDQLQRKAVVLEYVTRRKHKEKRKKSKGLSARQRRKLHLFDIKPEQQRYSLFLPLHELWKQYIRDLCGGLKPDTQPHMIQTKLLKADLQGALVSVTKSKCPSYVGVTGILLQETKHVLKILTKEDHLKVILKLNCVFAVEIDGFISYIYGSKFQLRSSEQSAKKFKAKGTADL; encoded by the exons ATGAAGA GTGTGATCTACCATGCCTTTTCTCAGAAAGAGGCCAAAGAGCTCGACATTCAG CTTCCGGGAGCACAGCAGGCCGAGGCCTTCGTGAGGGCCTTCCTGAAGCACAGCACGTCCCACATGAGCCAGCAAGCCCGCGAGGACCAGCTGCAACGCAAGGCTGTGGTCCTGGAGTACGTCACTCGCCGGAAGcacaaggagaagagaaagaaatccaagggCCTCTCtgccaggcagaggaggaagctgcACCTCTTCGACATTAAGCCAGAGCAGCAGAG ATacagtctttttctccctctgcatgaACTCTGGAAGCAGTACATCCGGGACCTGTGCGGTGGTCTCAAGCCAGACAC GCAGCCGCACATGATTCAGACCAAGCTGTTGAAGGCAGATCTTCAAGGGGCTCTCGTTTCAG TCACGAAATCCAAATGCCCGTCCTATGTGGGTGTTACAGGAATCCTCCTACAGGAAACAAAGCATGTTCTCAAAATCCTCACCAAAGAAGACCATCTGAAAG tcatcCTCAAGCTAAACTGTGTGTTCGCAGTGGAAATTGATGGCTTCATTTCCTACATTTATGGAAGCAAATTCCAGCTTCGGTCAAGTGAACAATCTGCCAAGAAATTCAAAGCGAAGGGAACAGCTGACTTGTAG
- the LOC125089973 gene encoding ribonuclease P protein subunit p29-like isoform X1, whose protein sequence is MKSVIYHAFSQKEAKELDIQLPGAQQAEAFVRAFLKHSTSHMSQQAREDQLQRKAVVLEYVTRRKHKEKRKKSKGLSARQRRKLHLFDIKPEQQRYSLFLPLHELWKQYIRDLCGGLKPDTQPHMIQTKLLKADLQGALVSVTKSKCPSYVGVTGILLQETKHVLKILTKEDHLKGTELSQGVWPVASPASSALSSWLQWVHLASQVSTDCRSLLAVRPMPAESAPALTALPRASGAQPAAAARWDWRQRYWAALPDTRVRFHD, encoded by the exons ATGAAGA GTGTGATCTACCATGCCTTTTCTCAGAAAGAGGCCAAAGAGCTCGACATTCAG CTTCCGGGAGCACAGCAGGCCGAGGCCTTCGTGAGGGCCTTCCTGAAGCACAGCACGTCCCACATGAGCCAGCAAGCCCGCGAGGACCAGCTGCAACGCAAGGCTGTGGTCCTGGAGTACGTCACTCGCCGGAAGcacaaggagaagagaaagaaatccaagggCCTCTCtgccaggcagaggaggaagctgcACCTCTTCGACATTAAGCCAGAGCAGCAGAG ATacagtctttttctccctctgcatgaACTCTGGAAGCAGTACATCCGGGACCTGTGCGGTGGTCTCAAGCCAGACAC GCAGCCGCACATGATTCAGACCAAGCTGTTGAAGGCAGATCTTCAAGGGGCTCTCGTTTCAG TCACGAAATCCAAATGCCCGTCCTATGTGGGTGTTACAGGAATCCTCCTACAGGAAACAAAGCATGTTCTCAAAATCCTCACCAAAGAAGACCATCTGAAAGGTACGGAACTGTCTCAGGGTGTGTGGCCTGTGGCCTCCCCGGCTTCGTCGGCCCTTTCCTCGTGGCTTCAGTGGGTCCATTTGGCCTCTCAGGTCAGCACAGATTGCAGATCCCTGCTGGCCGTGCGTCCCATGCCTGCCGAGAGCGCCCCTGCCCTCACAGCTCTCCCCAGGGCATCTGGAGCCCAGCCAGCAGCCGCAGCCAGATGGGACTGGAGACAGCGCTACTGGGCTGCACTTCCAGATACGAGGGTCCGTTTCCATGACTGA
- the LOC125089973 gene encoding ribonuclease P protein subunit p29-like isoform X2, which yields MSQQAREDQLQRKAVVLEYVTRRKHKEKRKKSKGLSARQRRKLHLFDIKPEQQRYSLFLPLHELWKQYIRDLCGGLKPDTQPHMIQTKLLKADLQGALVSVTKSKCPSYVGVTGILLQETKHVLKILTKEDHLKGTELSQGVWPVASPASSALSSWLQWVHLASQVSTDCRSLLAVRPMPAESAPALTALPRASGAQPAAAARWDWRQRYWAALPDTRVRFHD from the exons ATGAGCCAGCAAGCCCGCGAGGACCAGCTGCAACGCAAGGCTGTGGTCCTGGAGTACGTCACTCGCCGGAAGcacaaggagaagagaaagaaatccaagggCCTCTCtgccaggcagaggaggaagctgcACCTCTTCGACATTAAGCCAGAGCAGCAGAG ATacagtctttttctccctctgcatgaACTCTGGAAGCAGTACATCCGGGACCTGTGCGGTGGTCTCAAGCCAGACAC GCAGCCGCACATGATTCAGACCAAGCTGTTGAAGGCAGATCTTCAAGGGGCTCTCGTTTCAG TCACGAAATCCAAATGCCCGTCCTATGTGGGTGTTACAGGAATCCTCCTACAGGAAACAAAGCATGTTCTCAAAATCCTCACCAAAGAAGACCATCTGAAAGGTACGGAACTGTCTCAGGGTGTGTGGCCTGTGGCCTCCCCGGCTTCGTCGGCCCTTTCCTCGTGGCTTCAGTGGGTCCATTTGGCCTCTCAGGTCAGCACAGATTGCAGATCCCTGCTGGCCGTGCGTCCCATGCCTGCCGAGAGCGCCCCTGCCCTCACAGCTCTCCCCAGGGCATCTGGAGCCCAGCCAGCAGCCGCAGCCAGATGGGACTGGAGACAGCGCTACTGGGCTGCACTTCCAGATACGAGGGTCCGTTTCCATGACTGA